The genomic stretch gatatttattattgtaacggCATATATTACGATGCATGGATTACCTTCATAGCCATGACTTAATATGCATAAAAATATACAGTCATAATCGCATCCAAATTGCTTGGAAAGATCCCTGATATATGAAAGCATTTGGTGCTTCGTCAAATTATCAATGACGCTGACGGTAAATCCAAGTCCTCGGAATGTTTTCGATAATTTATCGGCGTCTGCTCTTGTTCCATGGCGCATTTCATACTACAATGTTTTAAACACGATAACGAAATCAGTAACCTAAGggaaatgttattaatttatacataatgTTTCCCAACAAAATTTCTCATACTACCTGCGACCCATAGAagtatatttgatttataataacgcacaatcctttttttatcttacgcATGTTCTTTTCGACTTCTATGACGTTAGTTTGATTTTCCAAGGCACCACGAGGTGCCTCTTCTGATGCACTCAAGCTTGATACATTCTGATCCCTGTTGCACTCTTTTAAATCTTCCATTATCAAATGATCTGTGTCATCGAAGCCCTTCAAATGTTTCAACAAATCTTTCAAATTTCCTTCCTTGCCTGCAGATTAATTGTAGTTTTGTATGAGATGCAGACaagtcgaaagaaaagaagagaaaagaagagaaaagaagagaaaagaagagaaaggaaaggaaaaaaaaggaatgtcCGTATTCAAAGGGGATGTACctgaaaaaatagagatatatcCGATATTCATCCAATACAATAGATGTAATTCCAATTGATCTATATCCTCGAGTATCGGCTCATACATTTTATTCTCAttgataatagaaagaaagattttatccTCTTTGACAAAACGCAAtaactttttcgtttcttccacGGACAAAGATTCACATAATAAGTATAAACATTTTGCAAtaggatttaatttttttgtatataaccTACACTTTGGCAAGTAACTTTTCTCCAAGTCCTCATACCGTAGTcccaatttttttataacttttctatttccaCTAATACAAAtcgattctaataatttttcctcccaattttcttcatcatctttGACAATTTCTGCTATCACAGACGTTTTGTATTTCTTGGCTTTGCAATaaagtttgaaaatttttaagaatacattcttataatcgttgaccattaaaaatagaatagaaactATGTCGTCTATGTCAAGATCGCCTTCTATCTTCTCCaatatatctaaatttatccttttctttatcacaTCTGCTGTTGCATCCATGCGTGGTCTTGCATCGGAGACCAACGACATCgttgacgattataacgcaTTAATGATCCTTCGATATACCGAAAAAAGTACGTACTATATCGGTGAAGCACGTTTGGCTACTAATTTCGAGCCAACAGGAAAATGCGTATAACGCGTGTtaacgtcaaaaaaaaaaaagaaagaaagaaaaaaaaaaaaaaaagcacggATAACGATGCACCTAGTGATAATTGCGTTTATCTAATctcgtagaaataaaaaggatagcGAGGAGAAAATGAAAGTTCCTTATATGAATACTCGCGCCTTATCTATTGTTTCTCCTTAGATTCATTTGCCAGCAGCAATCATTAAATGGCATTAATCTATGatctattgtaaataataaatgttattatatctaatatttttgtccaaaattatctatctataattttatCCAAATTCCCATTTGGGGATTTTCGATATCGAATAAGAAGGTTGGTGGTAGTACTGCTATCGATATGCTTAACGATGTCTAATGCATGCACGTATGCGCATATGTCAATCGAATCGAACGAGTTtgcgagagtgagagagaggggattaattgttattgtttctttctttttctctttatatataaataatcgacTGTAAATCTCAATAGTTCAAAGTCCAATTAAGAAATCGAATATAAAGAGAACTGAAGAGgaattattgatataacaaGTCCGAAGGAAATGAATTACGCATTTCGGGAATAACGACAGTTCgggaaaaacaatttatttctttgtttcaagGTAAGCTTCTAATAATTCTTATCGAAgtgaacaaacaaaaaagaaaagaaaaacattataaGTGTTACGTTTCGTTACGTTCGAACGTTATTTAACTTGTTCGTTACATTGCATTAAGTCCTTTCGTATATCTTTCCT from Vespa velutina chromosome 21, iVesVel2.1, whole genome shotgun sequence encodes the following:
- the LOC124956357 gene encoding caspase-8, with translation MSLVSDARPRMDATADVIKKRINLDILEKIEGDLDIDDIVSILFLMVNDYKNVFLKIFKLYCKAKKYKTSVIAEIVKDDEENWEEKLLESICISGNRKVIKKLGLRYEDLEKSYLPKCRLYTKKLNPIAKCLYLLCESLSVEETKKLLRFVKEDKIFLSIINENKMYEPILEDIDQLELHLLYWMNIGYISIFSGKEGNLKDLLKHLKGFDDTDHLIMEDLKECNRDQNVSSLSASEEAPRGALENQTNVIEVEKNMRKIKKGLCVIINQIYFYGSQYEMRHGTRADADKLSKTFRGLGFTVSVIDNLTKHQMLSYIRDLSKQFGCDYDCIFLCILSHGYEGGIIAVDEKEVSIRSINNAFCCSEFSKIIKIVIIQACQGKAIGKVLNRNHLTTDGLDELATIDITTHANFCVFMSTLQGFVSIRDKLRGSWFIQELCNILQRNERKISFFELATKVIQTIRSKQGTMYCDRVAQLPELYMCRLDADFELPEYQNPREKNEEICLTN